The proteins below come from a single Leopardus geoffroyi isolate Oge1 chromosome D3, O.geoffroyi_Oge1_pat1.0, whole genome shotgun sequence genomic window:
- the TBX1 gene encoding T-box transcription factor TBX1 isoform X2, translating into MHFSTVTRDMEAFTASSLSSLGAAGGFPGAASPGADPYGPREPPPPPRYDPCAAAAAPGAPGPPPHAYPFAPAAGAATSAAAEPEGPGASCAAAAKAPVKKNAKVASVSVQLEMKALWDEFNQLGTEMIVTKAGRRMFPTFQVKLFGMDPMADYMLLMDFVPVDDKRYRYAFHSSSWLVAGKADPATPGRVHYHPDSPAKGAQWMKQIVSFDKLKLTNNLLDDNGHIILNSMHRYQPRFHVVYVDPRKDSEKYAEENFKTFVFEETRFTAVTAYQNHRITQLKIASNPFAKGFRDCDPEDWPRNHRPGALPLMSAFARSRNPVASPTQPNGSEKEAAEARREFERDAGGPAVLGDPAHPPQLLARVLSPALPGAGGAGGLVPLPGAPGGRPSPPHPELRLEAPGASEPLHHHPYKYPAAAYDHYLGPKSRPAPYPLPGLRGHGYHPHTHAHPHHHHPAVSPAAAAAAAAAAAAAAANMYSSAGAAPPGSYDYCPR; encoded by the exons ATGCACTTCAGCACGGTCACCAGGGATATGGAAG CCTTCACGGCCAGCAGCCTGAGCAGCCTGGGGGCCGCGGGGGGCTTCCCGGGCGCCGCGTCGCCGGGCGCCGACCCGTACGGCCCACGCgagcccccgccgccgccgcgctaCGACCCttgcgccgccgccgccgcccccggcgCCCCGGGCCCGCCGCCGCACGCCTACCCGTTCGCGCCGGCCGCCGGGGCCGCCACCAGCGCCGCCGCCGAGCCCGAGGGCCCCGGGGCCAGCTGCGCGGCCGCCGCCAAGGCGCCGGTGAAGAAGAACGCGAAGGTGGCCAGCGTGAGCGTGCAGCTGGAGATGAAGGCGCTGTGGGACGAGTTCAATCAGCTGGGCACCGAGATGATCGTCACCAAGGCCGGCAG GCGCATGTTCCCCACATTTCAAGTGAAGCTCTTCGGCATGGACCCCATGGCCGACTACATGCTCCTCATGGACTTCGTTCCAGTGGACGACAAGCGCTACCG GTATGCCTTCCACAGCTCCTCCTGGCTAGTAGCCGGGAAAGCAGACCCTGCCACACCAGGCCGTGTACACTACCACCCTGACTCGCCTGCCAAGGGTGCACAGTGGATGAAGCAAATTGTGTCCTTCGACAAGCTCAAGCTGACCAACAACCTGCTGGACGACAACGGCCAT ATTATTCTCAACTCCATGCACAGATACCAGCCCCGCTTCCATGTTGTCTATGTGGACCCACGCAAAGATAGTGAGAAATATGCTGAGGAGAACTTTAAGACCTTTGTGTTTGAGGAGACTCGCTTCACTGCGGTCACTGCTTACCAGAACCATCGG ATCACGCAGCTCAAGATAGCCAGCAACCCTTTCGCCAAAGGCTTTCGAGACTGCGACCCGGAGGACTG GCCCCGAAACCACCGGCCCGGCGCGCTGCCGCTTATGAGCGCCTTCGCTCGCTCGCGGAACCCGGTGGCCTCCCCCACACAGCCCAACGGGTCAGAGAAAG AGGCGGCCGAGGCTCGGCGAGAATTCGAGCGCGACGCGGGTGGACCGGCCGTGCTCGGGGACCCGGCGCACCCGCCTCAGCTGCTGGCACGGGTGCTGAGCCCAGCGCTGCCCGGGGCCGGTGGCGCTGGCGGTCTCGTCCCGCTGCCCGGTGCACCCGGAGGCCGGCCCAGCCCTCCGCACCCGGAGCTGCGCCTGGAGGCGCCAGGCGCGTCGGAGCCGCTGCACCACCACCCGTATAAGTACCCGGCCGCCGCCTACGACCATTACCTCGGGCCCAAGAGCCGGCCGGCGCCCTACCCGCTGCCGGGCCTGCGCGGCCACGGCTACCACCCGCACACGCACGCGcacccacaccaccaccaccccgccGTGAGCccagccgccgccgctgccgccgcggccgcggccgccgccgccgccgccaacATGTACTCGTCGGCCGGGGCCGCGCCGCCCGGCTCCTACGACTACTGCCCCAGATAA
- the TBX1 gene encoding T-box transcription factor TBX1 isoform X1, with the protein MDARSPLSPRASAFSIASLVAAEAVERTARLGPRSSDQAKLRRLLGSPAGMHFSTVTRDMEAFTASSLSSLGAAGGFPGAASPGADPYGPREPPPPPRYDPCAAAAAPGAPGPPPHAYPFAPAAGAATSAAAEPEGPGASCAAAAKAPVKKNAKVASVSVQLEMKALWDEFNQLGTEMIVTKAGRRMFPTFQVKLFGMDPMADYMLLMDFVPVDDKRYRYAFHSSSWLVAGKADPATPGRVHYHPDSPAKGAQWMKQIVSFDKLKLTNNLLDDNGHIILNSMHRYQPRFHVVYVDPRKDSEKYAEENFKTFVFEETRFTAVTAYQNHRITQLKIASNPFAKGFRDCDPEDWPRNHRPGALPLMSAFARSRNPVASPTQPNGSEKEAAEARREFERDAGGPAVLGDPAHPPQLLARVLSPALPGAGGAGGLVPLPGAPGGRPSPPHPELRLEAPGASEPLHHHPYKYPAAAYDHYLGPKSRPAPYPLPGLRGHGYHPHTHAHPHHHHPAVSPAAAAAAAAAAAAAAANMYSSAGAAPPGSYDYCPR; encoded by the exons ATGGACGCGCGGAGCCCGCTGTCTCCCCGGGCCAGCGCGTTCAGCATCGCCTCTCTGGTTGCAGCAGAGGCCGTAGAGCGCACAGCTCGCCTGGGTCCCCGGTCCTCCGACCAGGCGAAGCTTCGCCGGCTGCTGGGATCCCCGGCCGGGATGCACTTCAGCACGGTCACCAGGGATATGGAAG CCTTCACGGCCAGCAGCCTGAGCAGCCTGGGGGCCGCGGGGGGCTTCCCGGGCGCCGCGTCGCCGGGCGCCGACCCGTACGGCCCACGCgagcccccgccgccgccgcgctaCGACCCttgcgccgccgccgccgcccccggcgCCCCGGGCCCGCCGCCGCACGCCTACCCGTTCGCGCCGGCCGCCGGGGCCGCCACCAGCGCCGCCGCCGAGCCCGAGGGCCCCGGGGCCAGCTGCGCGGCCGCCGCCAAGGCGCCGGTGAAGAAGAACGCGAAGGTGGCCAGCGTGAGCGTGCAGCTGGAGATGAAGGCGCTGTGGGACGAGTTCAATCAGCTGGGCACCGAGATGATCGTCACCAAGGCCGGCAG GCGCATGTTCCCCACATTTCAAGTGAAGCTCTTCGGCATGGACCCCATGGCCGACTACATGCTCCTCATGGACTTCGTTCCAGTGGACGACAAGCGCTACCG GTATGCCTTCCACAGCTCCTCCTGGCTAGTAGCCGGGAAAGCAGACCCTGCCACACCAGGCCGTGTACACTACCACCCTGACTCGCCTGCCAAGGGTGCACAGTGGATGAAGCAAATTGTGTCCTTCGACAAGCTCAAGCTGACCAACAACCTGCTGGACGACAACGGCCAT ATTATTCTCAACTCCATGCACAGATACCAGCCCCGCTTCCATGTTGTCTATGTGGACCCACGCAAAGATAGTGAGAAATATGCTGAGGAGAACTTTAAGACCTTTGTGTTTGAGGAGACTCGCTTCACTGCGGTCACTGCTTACCAGAACCATCGG ATCACGCAGCTCAAGATAGCCAGCAACCCTTTCGCCAAAGGCTTTCGAGACTGCGACCCGGAGGACTG GCCCCGAAACCACCGGCCCGGCGCGCTGCCGCTTATGAGCGCCTTCGCTCGCTCGCGGAACCCGGTGGCCTCCCCCACACAGCCCAACGGGTCAGAGAAAG AGGCGGCCGAGGCTCGGCGAGAATTCGAGCGCGACGCGGGTGGACCGGCCGTGCTCGGGGACCCGGCGCACCCGCCTCAGCTGCTGGCACGGGTGCTGAGCCCAGCGCTGCCCGGGGCCGGTGGCGCTGGCGGTCTCGTCCCGCTGCCCGGTGCACCCGGAGGCCGGCCCAGCCCTCCGCACCCGGAGCTGCGCCTGGAGGCGCCAGGCGCGTCGGAGCCGCTGCACCACCACCCGTATAAGTACCCGGCCGCCGCCTACGACCATTACCTCGGGCCCAAGAGCCGGCCGGCGCCCTACCCGCTGCCGGGCCTGCGCGGCCACGGCTACCACCCGCACACGCACGCGcacccacaccaccaccaccccgccGTGAGCccagccgccgccgctgccgccgcggccgcggccgccgccgccgccgccaacATGTACTCGTCGGCCGGGGCCGCGCCGCCCGGCTCCTACGACTACTGCCCCAGATAA